From a single Micromonospora carbonacea genomic region:
- a CDS encoding serine hydrolase domain-containing protein — MGPDNARGVDRRRLITWGGMAAAGMVAAGGPLLGAGIGHAAPAPTGPAGHDRIPPDTRPGGAYDRYVAQLAAEGRFSGVVLLSHRGRTVLSRSYGMADRERGIRNHEGVAFNLSSGSQPFLSVAVLQLVQQGRVTLSDPVGAHLTGLAREIAEQVTIHHLLTSTSGLDAPMPDWQRVYHSREEVHEHYEQWVRQATLVGVPGAGSNGHLPGGGVGLAMAAQIVEAVSGVTFWDYVHEHVLGRSGMSGSAFYTREQWLTDEHIAHPYMMQADGSLVDAVRNLDKGSVDPYTQGRNPGRSFIGYASGDGFATAPDLVRFAEALRHGTVLDRPHAELFAGAKLPGPAPMAYAGYTMPVSIVNGQWVIGRGGGAPGIGANWSIYPDTGWVGVVLTNEDGAPLLDICLREAEAVTGGPVDPPGGG; from the coding sequence ATGGGCCCGGACAACGCACGCGGTGTCGACCGGCGACGGCTGATCACCTGGGGCGGGATGGCCGCCGCCGGGATGGTGGCGGCCGGCGGGCCGCTGCTGGGCGCCGGGATCGGCCACGCCGCCCCGGCCCCCACCGGCCCGGCCGGGCACGACCGAATCCCGCCGGACACCCGGCCCGGCGGAGCCTACGACCGGTACGTGGCGCAGCTGGCCGCCGAGGGCAGGTTCTCCGGCGTGGTGCTGCTGTCGCACCGGGGCCGGACGGTGCTGTCGCGCAGCTACGGCATGGCCGACCGGGAGCGGGGGATCCGCAACCACGAGGGCGTCGCGTTCAACCTCTCCTCGGGAAGCCAGCCGTTCCTGTCGGTGGCCGTCCTACAGCTGGTGCAGCAGGGCAGAGTGACGCTGTCGGACCCGGTGGGCGCCCACCTCACGGGCCTCGCCCGAGAGATCGCCGAGCAGGTGACCATCCACCACCTGCTCACCAGCACGTCCGGGCTGGACGCCCCGATGCCGGACTGGCAGCGCGTCTACCACAGCCGGGAGGAGGTGCACGAGCACTACGAGCAGTGGGTTCGGCAGGCGACACTGGTGGGGGTCCCCGGCGCGGGATCCAACGGCCACCTTCCCGGCGGCGGCGTCGGCCTGGCCATGGCCGCGCAGATCGTGGAGGCCGTGTCCGGCGTGACGTTCTGGGACTACGTGCACGAGCACGTCCTCGGGCGCTCCGGCATGAGCGGCTCGGCGTTCTACACCCGGGAGCAGTGGCTCACCGACGAGCACATCGCGCACCCGTACATGATGCAGGCCGACGGGAGTCTGGTGGACGCGGTCCGCAACCTGGACAAGGGCAGCGTCGACCCGTACACGCAGGGCAGGAACCCGGGCCGCAGCTTCATCGGCTACGCCTCGGGCGACGGCTTCGCCACCGCGCCGGACCTGGTGCGGTTCGCGGAGGCGTTGCGCCACGGCACGGTGCTGGACCGGCCCCACGCCGAGTTGTTCGCCGGGGCCAAGCTCCCCGGCCCGGCACCCATGGCGTACGCGGGCTACACCATGCCGGTCAGCATCGTCAACGGCCAGTGGGTGATCGGGCGCGGCGGCGGGGCCCCTGGCATCGGCGCCAACTGGAGCATCTACCCCGACACTGGTTGGGTCGGCGTCGTCCTCACCAACGAGGACGGCGCGCCGCTGCTGGACATCTGCCTGCGGGAGGCGGAGGCCGTCACCGGCGGGCCGGTCGATCCACCCGGCGGCGGCTGA
- a CDS encoding roadblock/LC7 domain-containing protein yields the protein MDADTVLETELRGLRQRRPEVAGGVLAGTDGLLISSDLPTTDATHLAALAAASFGLGHRVADTVRHGEFQESVVFTARGCVVTYPAGRHALLTLVTGARTDLEALHREAREVAARTGSAFDQERSAPVSMPAPDPRAPLAMRTPMATLPGRTPNAPRATGWRRPPI from the coding sequence GTGGACGCTGACACGGTGCTGGAAACGGAACTCCGGGGGCTACGCCAGCGCCGGCCGGAGGTCGCCGGGGGCGTGCTCGCCGGCACCGACGGCCTGCTCATCTCCAGCGACCTGCCGACGACCGACGCCACCCACCTGGCGGCCCTGGCCGCGGCCAGCTTCGGCCTCGGCCACCGGGTCGCCGACACGGTCCGGCACGGCGAGTTCCAGGAGTCGGTCGTGTTCACCGCCCGGGGCTGCGTGGTGACCTACCCGGCCGGTCGGCACGCCCTGCTGACCCTGGTCACCGGGGCCCGCACCGACCTGGAGGCCCTGCACCGGGAGGCCCGCGAGGTGGCCGCCCGGACCGGCTCGGCCTTCGACCAGGAGCGCAGCGCGCCCGTCAGCATGCCCGCGCCCGACCCGCGTGCGCCGCTGGCCATGCGGACCCCGATGGCGACGCTGCCGGGGCGCACGCCGAACGCGCCCCGCGCGACCGGCTGGCGGCGTCCGCCGATCTGA
- a CDS encoding siderophore-interacting protein, with protein sequence MTERPKKVTTARVLRTWRPTPHVIRLVLGGEELTGLPVGEHTDHYVKLVFPPDGVTYPEPVDLAAIRRLPADQWPRLRAYTVRAFDAAANELTIDVVHHGDEGVAGPWAARLRPGDPVRFVGPGGAYAPSPDADWHLLVGDESALPAIAAALERLPAGAPARVFLEVADAGEEQPLPSKGDVELTWLHRGDRPVGEALVAAVRALDFPPGDVHAFVHGEATFVRELRRLLRVERGVPREWLSISGYWRRGMDDEGWRSTKPDWNRQVEADEATAPA encoded by the coding sequence ATGACGGAGCGCCCGAAGAAGGTCACCACCGCGCGGGTCCTGCGGACCTGGCGGCCCACCCCGCACGTGATCCGGCTGGTGCTCGGCGGGGAGGAGCTGACCGGCCTCCCGGTGGGCGAGCACACCGACCACTACGTGAAGCTCGTCTTCCCGCCGGACGGGGTGACCTATCCGGAGCCGGTCGACCTCGCGGCGATCCGCCGCCTGCCCGCCGACCAGTGGCCGCGGCTGCGCGCGTACACGGTGCGGGCCTTCGACGCGGCGGCCAACGAGCTGACCATCGACGTGGTGCACCACGGCGACGAGGGGGTGGCCGGCCCCTGGGCGGCCCGGCTGCGGCCCGGCGACCCGGTGCGGTTCGTCGGCCCCGGCGGGGCGTACGCGCCGAGCCCCGACGCCGACTGGCACCTGCTGGTGGGCGACGAGAGCGCGCTGCCGGCGATCGCCGCGGCCCTGGAACGGCTCCCGGCCGGCGCCCCGGCGCGGGTCTTCCTGGAGGTGGCCGACGCCGGCGAGGAGCAGCCGCTGCCCAGCAAGGGCGACGTCGAGCTGACCTGGCTGCACCGGGGCGACCGGCCGGTCGGCGAGGCGCTGGTGGCGGCGGTGCGGGCGCTGGACTTCCCGCCCGGCGACGTGCACGCCTTCGTCCACGGTGAGGCGACCTTCGTCCGCGAGCTGCGCCGGCTGCTGCGCGTCGAGCGCGGCGTGCCCCGCGAGTGGCTGTCGATCTCCGGCTACTGGCGGCGGGGGATGGACGACGAGGGCTGGCGCTCGACCAAGCCCGACTGGAACCGGCAGGTCGAGGCCGACGAGGCCACCGCGCCCGCCTGA
- a CDS encoding response regulator transcription factor: MRVLIVEDEPYLAEAVRDGLRLEAIAADIAGDGDSALQLLGVNSYDLAVLDRDIPGPSGDEVARRIVASGSGIPILMLTAADRIDDKASGFEIGADDYLTKPFELRELVLRLKALDRRRGHARPPVREIAGLRLDPFRREVFRDGRYVALTRKQFAVLEVLVAAEGGVVSAEELLERAWDENANPFTNAVRITVSALRKRLGEPWIIATVPGVGYRIATAPGTARTGGDRG, translated from the coding sequence ATGCGCGTACTGATCGTGGAGGATGAGCCCTACCTGGCCGAGGCCGTCCGTGACGGTCTGCGGCTGGAGGCGATCGCCGCCGACATCGCCGGCGACGGCGACTCCGCCCTGCAACTGCTCGGGGTCAACTCCTACGACCTCGCGGTCCTCGACCGGGACATCCCCGGCCCCTCCGGCGACGAGGTCGCCCGGCGCATCGTCGCCTCCGGCAGCGGCATCCCGATCCTCATGCTCACCGCTGCCGACCGGATCGACGACAAGGCCTCCGGGTTCGAGATCGGCGCCGACGACTACCTCACCAAACCGTTCGAACTCCGGGAACTCGTGCTCCGGCTCAAAGCCCTCGACCGCAGGCGCGGGCACGCCCGGCCCCCGGTCCGCGAGATCGCGGGCCTGCGGCTCGACCCCTTCCGCCGGGAGGTCTTCCGCGACGGACGCTACGTCGCGCTCACCCGCAAACAGTTCGCCGTCCTGGAGGTCCTCGTCGCCGCCGAGGGCGGGGTCGTCAGCGCCGAGGAACTGCTGGAACGGGCCTGGGACGAGAACGCCAACCCCTTCACCAACGCCGTACGCATCACCGTCTCCGCACTGCGTAAACGGCTCGGGGAACCATGGATCATCGCCACCGTGCCCGGTGTCGGCTACCGCATCGCCACGGCACCCGGCACCGCGCGTACGGGAGGAGACCGTGGCTAG
- the ppdK gene encoding pyruvate, phosphate dikinase, which yields MTSQETVDHKYVYDFAEGNRDLKDLLGGKGANLAEMTNLGLPVPPGFTITTEACQAYLATGREPDGLAGQIEAHLESLERGMGRRLGDPHDPLLVSVRSGAKFSMPGMMETVLNVGLNDRSVVGLAAQAGGNERFAWDSYRRLIQMFGKTVCEVPGEEFEHALDGAKRARGTTSDLDLDADDLRGLVDAYKKIFLKHTGRDFPQEPREQLDLAIRAVFESWNAERAVLYRRQERIPADLGTAVNVVAMVFGNLGPDSGTGVAFTRDPASGAQGIYGDYLANAQGEDVVAGIRNTVPLQDLERLDKRSYDELLDIMARLEGHYRDLCDIEFTIERGKLWMLQTRVGKRTAAAAFVIAGQLVDEGLIDLDEALHRVNGAQLAQLMFPRFQLDHDFEPVARGVGASPGAASGKVVFTSARAVELAAEGEAVILVRRETNPDDLNGMIAARGILTSRGGKTSHAAVVARGMGKTCVSGADEIDVNVPAKRFTVAGQTVNEGDVVSIDGTTGKVYLGEVPVTPSEVVRYFEGTLDPHEADDALVGAVHRIMTHADAARRLAVRANADTGADAARARRFGAQGIGLCRTEHMFLGDRRELVERLILARTDTERADALAALLPLQRDDFVEIFREMDGLPVTVRLIDPPLHEFLPPLEQLAVDVAVAQERGEDVAKEEALLAAVRRMHEENPMLGLRGVRLGLVIPGLFAMQVRAIAEAAVRVTREGGSACPEIMVPLVGAVQELETVRAEAEKIIAEVVGDSGVEVLIGTMIEVPRAALTAGQIAEAAQFFSFGTNDLTQMGWGFSRDDVEGAFFWRYLELGIFGISPFESIDRDGVGRLVRIAAEEGRAARPGLKLGVCGEHGGDPESVHFFHSVGLDYVSCSPFRVPVARLEAGRAAVETVGSDSR from the coding sequence GTGACATCGCAAGAGACGGTCGATCACAAGTACGTCTACGACTTCGCCGAGGGCAACAGGGACCTCAAGGACCTGCTCGGCGGCAAGGGGGCCAACCTCGCCGAGATGACGAACCTCGGCCTGCCGGTGCCGCCCGGCTTCACCATCACCACCGAGGCCTGCCAGGCGTACCTCGCCACCGGACGGGAACCGGACGGGCTCGCCGGCCAGATCGAGGCGCACCTGGAGTCGCTGGAGCGGGGCATGGGCCGCCGCCTCGGCGACCCGCACGACCCGCTGCTGGTCTCCGTGCGCTCCGGGGCGAAGTTCTCCATGCCGGGCATGATGGAGACCGTCCTCAACGTCGGCCTCAACGACCGCAGCGTCGTCGGGCTCGCCGCCCAGGCGGGCGGCAACGAACGGTTCGCCTGGGACTCCTACCGCCGGCTGATCCAGATGTTCGGCAAGACCGTCTGCGAGGTGCCGGGCGAGGAGTTCGAGCACGCGCTCGACGGGGCCAAGCGCGCCCGGGGCACCACCAGCGACCTCGACCTGGACGCCGACGACCTGCGGGGGCTGGTCGACGCGTACAAGAAGATCTTCCTCAAGCACACCGGGCGCGACTTCCCGCAGGAGCCCCGCGAGCAGCTCGACCTGGCCATCCGCGCGGTCTTCGAGTCGTGGAACGCCGAGCGCGCGGTGCTCTACCGCCGGCAGGAGCGCATCCCCGCCGACCTCGGCACCGCCGTCAACGTGGTGGCCATGGTCTTCGGCAACCTCGGCCCGGACTCCGGCACCGGCGTCGCCTTCACCCGCGACCCGGCCAGCGGCGCGCAGGGCATCTACGGCGACTACCTGGCCAACGCCCAGGGCGAGGACGTCGTCGCCGGCATCCGCAACACCGTGCCGTTGCAGGACCTGGAGCGCCTCGACAAGCGGTCCTACGACGAGCTGCTCGACATCATGGCCCGGCTGGAGGGGCACTACCGGGACCTGTGCGACATCGAGTTCACCATCGAACGCGGCAAGCTCTGGATGCTCCAGACCCGGGTCGGCAAGCGCACCGCCGCGGCGGCGTTCGTCATCGCCGGCCAGCTGGTCGACGAGGGCCTGATCGACCTCGACGAGGCGCTGCACCGGGTCAACGGCGCGCAGCTCGCCCAGCTCATGTTCCCCCGGTTCCAGCTCGACCACGACTTCGAGCCGGTCGCCAGGGGCGTCGGGGCGTCGCCGGGCGCGGCGTCCGGCAAGGTGGTCTTCACCTCCGCCCGCGCCGTCGAGCTGGCCGCCGAGGGCGAGGCGGTGATCCTGGTCCGCCGGGAGACCAACCCCGACGACCTCAACGGCATGATCGCCGCGAGGGGCATCCTCACCTCGCGCGGCGGCAAGACCAGCCATGCCGCCGTGGTCGCCCGGGGCATGGGCAAGACCTGCGTGTCCGGCGCCGACGAGATCGACGTCAACGTGCCCGCGAAGCGGTTCACCGTCGCCGGGCAGACCGTGAACGAGGGTGACGTCGTCTCGATCGACGGCACCACCGGCAAGGTCTACCTCGGCGAGGTGCCGGTCACGCCGTCGGAGGTGGTGCGCTACTTCGAGGGCACGCTCGACCCGCACGAGGCCGACGACGCGCTGGTCGGGGCCGTGCACCGGATCATGACGCACGCCGACGCGGCCCGGCGGCTGGCGGTGCGCGCGAACGCCGACACCGGCGCGGACGCCGCCCGGGCCCGGCGCTTCGGCGCGCAGGGCATCGGCCTGTGCCGCACCGAGCACATGTTCCTCGGCGACCGGCGCGAGCTGGTCGAGCGGCTGATCCTGGCCCGCACCGACACCGAACGCGCCGACGCCCTCGCCGCGCTGCTGCCGTTGCAGCGCGACGACTTCGTGGAGATCTTCCGCGAGATGGACGGCCTGCCGGTCACGGTGCGGCTGATCGACCCGCCGCTGCACGAGTTCCTGCCCCCGCTGGAACAGCTCGCGGTCGACGTCGCCGTCGCCCAGGAACGCGGCGAGGACGTGGCGAAGGAGGAGGCGCTGCTCGCCGCCGTCCGGCGGATGCACGAGGAGAACCCGATGCTGGGCCTGCGCGGGGTGCGGCTCGGCCTGGTCATCCCCGGCCTGTTCGCCATGCAGGTGCGGGCGATCGCCGAGGCCGCCGTGCGGGTCACCCGCGAGGGCGGGTCGGCCTGCCCGGAGATCATGGTCCCGCTGGTCGGGGCGGTCCAGGAGCTGGAGACGGTGCGCGCCGAGGCCGAGAAGATCATCGCCGAGGTGGTCGGGGACAGCGGCGTCGAGGTGCTGATCGGCACGATGATCGAGGTGCCCCGGGCGGCGCTGACCGCCGGCCAGATCGCCGAGGCGGCGCAGTTCTTCTCCTTCGGCACCAACGACCTGACCCAGATGGGCTGGGGCTTCTCCCGCGACGACGTGGAGGGGGCCTTCTTCTGGCGCTACCTGGAGCTGGGCATCTTCGGCATCTCGCCGTTCGAGTCGATCGACCGTGACGGCGTGGGCCGGCTGGTGCGGATCGCCGCCGAGGAGGGCCGGGCCGCCCGGCCGGGGCTGAAGCTCGGCGTCTGCGGCGAGCACGGCGGCGACCCGGAGTCCGTCCACTTCTTCCACTCCGTCGGCCTGGACTATGTCTCCTGCTCGCCGTTCCGCGTGCCGGTGGCCCGCCTGGAGGCCGGTCGCGCGGCGGTCGAGACGGTCGGCTCCGACAGCCGCTGA
- a CDS encoding sensor histidine kinase produces the protein MSVRLKMTLSYAGFVMLAGGLLLGTVWVFLLRYVPEVIDTPRLPEPGRYPLHLPVMFVPNRSDLLRAFAPRAAEVLAFLLMFGLLGGWILAGRMLAPLTRITHATRLAADGSLSHRTRMEGRSDEFRELSDAFDSMLERLESHVAEQQRFAANASHELRTPLAISRTLLDVARRDPARGRDELIERLHAANKRAIDLTEALLLLSRGDRGDFTRESIDLSLLAEEAAETLLPLAEQRRITLEVTGGAARTSGSADLLAQVVANLVQNAVVHNLPGGGTVTIHTEAHGGISVLRVENTGRRLPPELVPLLVEPFQRGTERVRTDEHAGVGLGLAIVHSIVRAHDGTLDLVPGPDGGLLVTVRFPGAP, from the coding sequence TTGAGCGTCCGCCTCAAGATGACCCTCAGCTACGCCGGGTTCGTCATGCTGGCAGGCGGCTTGCTCCTCGGCACGGTGTGGGTGTTCCTGCTGCGCTACGTACCCGAGGTGATCGACACCCCCCGGCTGCCCGAACCGGGCCGCTATCCTCTCCACCTCCCCGTGATGTTCGTGCCGAACCGCTCCGACCTGCTCCGCGCCTTCGCCCCGAGGGCAGCCGAGGTGCTGGCCTTCCTGCTGATGTTCGGCCTCCTGGGCGGATGGATCCTCGCCGGGCGGATGCTCGCGCCGCTGACCCGCATCACACATGCCACCCGCTTGGCCGCGGACGGATCGCTGTCCCACCGGACGCGCATGGAGGGCCGCAGCGACGAGTTCCGGGAACTCTCCGACGCCTTCGACTCGATGCTCGAACGACTCGAGTCCCACGTCGCGGAGCAGCAGAGGTTCGCCGCGAACGCCTCCCACGAACTGCGCACCCCGCTCGCGATCTCGCGGACGCTGCTCGACGTCGCCCGCAGGGACCCCGCTCGGGGCCGGGACGAACTCATCGAACGCCTGCACGCCGCCAACAAGCGGGCGATCGACCTCACCGAGGCCCTCCTGCTGCTCAGCCGGGGCGACCGCGGAGACTTCACCCGAGAGAGCATCGACCTCTCCCTCCTCGCCGAAGAAGCCGCCGAAACGCTGCTGCCCCTCGCCGAACAGCGCCGGATCACGCTCGAAGTCACCGGCGGGGCGGCCCGGACCAGCGGCTCCGCCGACCTCCTGGCGCAGGTGGTGGCGAACCTCGTCCAGAACGCCGTCGTCCACAACCTTCCCGGCGGCGGCACGGTGACGATCCACACCGAGGCGCACGGCGGCATCAGCGTGCTGCGGGTCGAAAACACGGGTCGCCGGCTCCCACCGGAGCTGGTGCCGCTCCTCGTCGAACCGTTCCAGCGCGGAACGGAACGCGTACGCACCGACGAACACGCCGGCGTCGGCCTCGGCCTGGCCATCGTGCACAGCATCGTCCGCGCCCACGACGGGACCCTCGACCTCGTCCCCGGCCCCGACGGCGGTCTCCTCGTCACGGTCCGGTTCCCCGGCGCGCCGTAG
- a CDS encoding deoxyguanosinetriphosphate triphosphohydrolase — protein MTSARDAGSAGDAGGSDCSAGHPGGPDRHRRGGCGGARWVDEPAKDTGAGRSPYERDRARVLHSAAFRRLAAKTQVHTAGTDDFLRTRLTHSLEVAQIAREMGARLGCDPDVVDTAGLAHDLGHPPFGHNGEAALDQLAAPCGGFEGNAQTLRVLTRLEAKVLAPGGGSAGLNLTRASLDATTKYPWPRRPAGGKFGVYADDRPVFDWLRAGAPAEGRRCLEAQVMDWADDVAYSVHDVEDGVHGGYVGLGPLLADPDERAALCADVAATYSGESPADLGVVLVELLADPVLAPLAGYDGSHRAQAALKATTSVLTGRFVSTVVAATRERCGPGPLRRYAADLVVPRRVRAECALLKGLALRYVMRRPGARRRYERQREVLTELVTALTRRAPEALDPVFAPLWRDAPDDAARLRVVIDQVASLTDPAAVAWHERLRAG, from the coding sequence ATGACCAGCGCCCGGGACGCGGGCTCCGCCGGCGACGCGGGCGGCTCCGACTGCTCCGCCGGCCACCCGGGCGGCCCCGACCGTCACCGCCGGGGCGGCTGCGGCGGCGCGCGCTGGGTCGACGAGCCGGCCAAGGACACCGGCGCCGGCCGCTCGCCGTACGAGCGGGACCGGGCGCGGGTGCTGCACTCGGCCGCGTTCCGCCGGCTCGCCGCGAAGACCCAGGTGCACACCGCCGGCACCGACGACTTCCTGCGTACCCGGCTGACCCACTCGCTGGAGGTGGCGCAGATCGCCCGGGAGATGGGCGCCCGGCTGGGCTGCGACCCAGACGTGGTCGACACCGCCGGGCTGGCCCACGACCTCGGCCACCCGCCGTTCGGTCACAACGGCGAGGCCGCCCTGGACCAGCTCGCCGCGCCGTGCGGCGGCTTCGAGGGCAACGCCCAGACGCTGCGGGTGCTCACCCGGCTGGAGGCCAAGGTGCTCGCCCCGGGCGGCGGGTCCGCCGGGCTCAACCTGACCCGGGCGTCGCTCGACGCCACCACGAAATACCCGTGGCCGCGCCGGCCGGCGGGCGGCAAGTTCGGGGTGTACGCCGACGACCGGCCGGTCTTCGACTGGCTGCGCGCTGGCGCCCCGGCCGAGGGGCGGCGCTGCCTGGAGGCCCAGGTGATGGACTGGGCCGACGACGTGGCGTACTCGGTGCACGACGTCGAGGACGGCGTCCACGGCGGGTACGTGGGCCTCGGCCCGCTGCTGGCCGACCCCGACGAGCGGGCGGCGCTCTGCGCCGACGTGGCCGCCACCTACTCCGGGGAGTCCCCGGCGGACCTGGGCGTCGTGCTGGTCGAGCTGCTCGCCGACCCGGTGCTCGCCCCCCTCGCCGGCTACGACGGCAGCCACCGGGCCCAGGCCGCGCTGAAGGCGACCACCAGCGTGCTCACCGGCCGGTTCGTCTCGACGGTGGTGGCCGCCACCCGGGAGCGCTGCGGGCCCGGCCCGCTGCGCCGGTACGCGGCCGACCTGGTGGTGCCGCGCCGGGTCCGGGCCGAGTGCGCGCTGCTCAAGGGGCTGGCGCTGCGCTACGTGATGCGCCGCCCCGGCGCCCGGCGCCGCTACGAGCGGCAGCGGGAGGTCCTCACCGAGCTGGTCACCGCCCTGACCCGGCGGGCCCCCGAGGCGCTGGACCCGGTCTTCGCCCCGCTGTGGCGGGACGCCCCGGACGACGCCGCCCGGCTGCGCGTGGTGATCGACCAGGTCGCCTCGCTCACCGACCCGGCCGCCGTCGCCTGGCACGAGCGGCTGCGCGCCGGCTGA
- a CDS encoding VanZ family protein encodes MNRSESPSAPSRRTRRIVLLSLAILGAACAAFVVRRPLMMAAPRCLAGRWHGCYDTENGVVLMTLVGLPLAALAAWSLSSRRRAVGVASAGRMSLAEVGLAYGTAPFVWLTLMPGPGAGIVAGRVSLVPLRDLVTMGPLGIGGNLLVFAALGFFAPLRFAALASVPRVLALGAACSALVETAQYVLRLDRVSSVDDVLVNATGAALAALASRRWWRTTAEPAADQPRPAPAPAG; translated from the coding sequence ATGAACCGCAGCGAATCTCCGTCCGCGCCGTCCCGCCGCACGCGCCGGATCGTGCTCCTGAGCCTGGCGATCCTCGGCGCGGCGTGCGCCGCGTTCGTGGTGCGGCGGCCGCTCATGATGGCCGCGCCGAGGTGCCTGGCCGGACGGTGGCACGGCTGCTACGACACGGAGAACGGCGTGGTGCTCATGACGCTGGTCGGGCTGCCGCTGGCGGCTCTGGCGGCGTGGAGCCTGTCGAGCCGGCGGCGCGCCGTCGGCGTCGCGTCGGCGGGGCGGATGTCGCTGGCCGAGGTGGGCCTGGCCTACGGGACGGCGCCGTTCGTGTGGCTGACCCTGATGCCGGGCCCCGGAGCCGGCATCGTCGCTGGTCGGGTGAGCCTGGTCCCGCTGCGGGACCTGGTCACGATGGGGCCGCTCGGGATCGGCGGCAACCTGTTGGTCTTCGCGGCGCTGGGGTTCTTCGCTCCGCTGCGGTTCGCGGCGCTGGCGTCCGTGCCGCGGGTCCTGGCCCTCGGCGCGGCCTGCTCGGCCCTGGTCGAGACCGCGCAGTACGTCCTGCGGCTGGACCGGGTGTCCTCCGTGGACGACGTGCTGGTCAACGCCACCGGCGCCGCGCTGGCCGCGCTGGCGTCACGCCGCTGGTGGCGCACCACGGCCGAGCCGGCTGCGGACCAGCCTCGCCCCGCGCCGGCACCGGCCGGCTGA